One genomic region from Equus asinus isolate D_3611 breed Donkey chromosome 8, EquAss-T2T_v2, whole genome shotgun sequence encodes:
- the RPLP0 gene encoding large ribosomal subunit protein uL10, which produces MPREDRATWKSNYFLKIIQLLDDYPKCFIVGADNVGSKQMQQIRMSLRGKAVVLMGKNTMMRKAIRGHLENNPALEKLLPHIRGNVGFVFTKEDLTEIRDMLLANKVPAAARAGAIAPCEVTVPAQNTGLGPEKTSFFQALGITTKISRGTIEILSDVQLIKTGDKVGASEATLLNMLNISPFSFGLIIQQVFDNGSIYNPEVLDITEETLHSRFLEGVRNVASVCLQIGYPTVASVPHSIINGYKRVLALSVETDYTFPLAEKVKAFLADPSAFVAAAPVAAATTAAPAAAAAPAKVEAKEESEESDEDMGFGLFD; this is translated from the exons ATGCCCAGGGAAGACAGGGCGACCTGGAAGTCCAACTACTTCCTTAAGATCATC CAACTTTTGGATGATTATCCAAAATGCTTCATTGTGGGAGCAGACAATGTGGGCTCCAAGCAGATGCAGCAGATCCGCATGTCCCTCCGTGGGAAGGCTGTGGTGCTGATGGGCAAGAACACCATGATGCGCAAGGCTATCCGAGGGCATCTGGAAAACAACCCAGCTCTGGAGAA ACTGTTGCCTCATATCCGGGGCAATGTGGGCTTTGTGTTTACCAAGGAGGACCTCACTGAGATCAGGGACATGCTGCTGGCCAATAAG GTGCCAGCTGCTGCCCGTGCTGGTGCCATTGCCCCTTGTGAAGTCACTGTGCCAGCCCAGAACACTGGTCTGGGGCCCGAGAAGACCTCCTTCTTCCAGGCTTTAGGCATCACTACTAAAATCTCCAGAGGCACCATTGAAATTCTG AGTGATGTGCAGCTGATTAAGACTGGAGACAAAGTGGGAGCCAGCGAAGCCACACTGCTGAACATGCTGAACATCTCCCCCTTCTCCTTTGGGCTGATCATCCAGCAGGTCTTTGACAATGGCAGCATCTACAACCCGGAAGTGCTTGACATCACAGAGGAAACTCTGCATTCTCGCTTCCTGGAG GGTGTCCGCAATGTTGCCAGTGTGTGTCTGCAGATTGGTTACCCCACTGTTGCATCAGTACCCCATTCTATCATCAATGGGTACAAGCGGGTCCTGGCTTTGTCTGTGGAGACTGATTACACCTTCCCACTTGCTGAAAAG GTCAAGGCCTTCTTGGCTGATCCATCTGCATTTGTGGCTGCTGCCCCCGTGGCCGCTGCCAccactgctgctcctgctgctgccgcagcCCCAGCCAAGGTTGAAGCAAAGGAAGAGTCGGAGGAGTCGGACGAGGATATGGGATTTGGTCTCTTTGACTAA